Proteins from a genomic interval of Bifidobacterium longum subsp. infantis ATCC 15697 = JCM 1222 = DSM 20088:
- a CDS encoding IS3-like element ISBlo11 family transposase → MFSMEDRRRAVDLYFTEGMTIRKVIAELGYPSEGALVKWVREDPRYTGACRRSYTLECKTNAARRALEGEPLARVARDAGCTPTSVYQWMRRYRSEGILGLMDRRNAPMPAEPMPAAGDDVEELRRQVEVLRLENAVMRETIDVLKADDPRLDPSMLTNRERTRVVDAIRGEFGLAACLKAVGLKRSTYYYERGAIAAGDRYAVLRARVAGLFEQGGRAWGYRTIHRMLRLDESDPIVVSEKVVRRIMREGAMRPVYLKRPKRWSSYAGEIGEAPANLVERDFHADAPNMLWVTDVTQFTMDGYKCWLSPVVDCFDGMVVSWTLSRSPNADMANRMLLDAVATLRDGEHPIIHSDRGCHYRWDEWIRICEEHGLIRSMSAKGCSPDNAAAEGFFGRLKNELFYGRDWRGVGYEEFRERLAAYLTHYNETRIKKSLDWMSPVQYRRSLGLAA, encoded by the coding sequence ATGTTTTCGATGGAGGATCGGCGCAGGGCCGTTGACCTGTATTTCACGGAGGGCATGACCATCAGGAAGGTCATTGCCGAGCTTGGTTACCCGTCCGAGGGCGCGCTGGTGAAATGGGTTCGCGAGGACCCGCGTTACACGGGCGCGTGCAGGCGTTCGTATACGCTGGAATGCAAGACGAATGCGGCCAGACGCGCGCTCGAGGGCGAGCCCCTCGCCCGCGTGGCGCGCGACGCGGGTTGCACGCCGACGAGCGTGTACCAGTGGATGCGCCGCTACCGGAGCGAGGGGATACTGGGACTGATGGACAGGAGAAACGCGCCGATGCCGGCCGAACCGATGCCCGCGGCCGGCGATGACGTGGAGGAGCTGCGCCGGCAGGTGGAGGTCCTGCGGCTGGAGAACGCGGTGATGCGGGAGACGATCGATGTTTTAAAAGCCGACGACCCGCGCCTCGACCCGTCCATGCTGACGAACAGGGAGAGGACGCGGGTCGTCGACGCGATCAGGGGTGAATTCGGCCTGGCGGCCTGTCTGAAGGCCGTGGGGCTGAAACGCAGCACCTACTATTACGAGCGCGGCGCGATCGCCGCGGGCGACAGGTACGCCGTGCTGCGGGCCCGCGTCGCCGGCCTGTTCGAGCAGGGTGGGCGCGCATGGGGATACCGGACCATCCACCGCATGCTGCGCCTTGACGAGTCCGACCCGATCGTCGTCTCGGAGAAGGTCGTCAGGCGGATCATGCGCGAGGGGGCCATGCGGCCCGTGTACCTGAAGCGGCCGAAGCGGTGGAGCTCCTACGCCGGCGAGATCGGCGAGGCCCCGGCGAACCTCGTGGAGCGGGACTTCCACGCCGACGCGCCGAACATGCTGTGGGTCACGGACGTCACCCAGTTCACCATGGACGGGTACAAGTGCTGGCTTTCCCCGGTGGTCGACTGCTTCGACGGGATGGTGGTCTCCTGGACCTTGTCGCGCTCCCCGAACGCCGACATGGCGAACCGGATGCTCCTTGACGCGGTCGCCACGCTCAGGGACGGGGAACATCCAATCATCCATTCCGACCGCGGCTGCCACTACCGGTGGGACGAATGGATCCGCATCTGCGAGGAGCACGGGCTGATCCGGTCGATGAGCGCCAAGGGATGCAGCCCGGACAACGCGGCCGCCGAGGGGTTCTTCGGCAGGCTCAAGAACGAGTTATTCTACGGGCGGGACTGGAGGGGCGTGGGCTACGAGGAGTTCCGCGAACGCCTGGCCGCCTACCTGACCCACTACAATGAAACCAGGATCAAGAAGTCACTGGACTGGATGAGCCCCGTGCAATACCGCAGAAGTCTTGGACTGGCCGCCTGA
- a CDS encoding ATP-binding cassette domain-containing protein — protein sequence MSFEVPQGSVTGFVGPNGAGKSTTMRCILGLTKPSKGSASVFGTDYSKLQNPARRIGSVLDASKQHPGRTGRSILLAAADVLGIASSKIEFALESCGLTSAESRRRIGTYSLGMRQRLALALAILPEPELLILDEPMNGLDLEGIHWMRSFLRDFTQAGGTVFLSSHLLGEMEKIADSVVLVGKGQIIGSVSISDLKGAGKGLEEFYLEQTASVSRGSVVNNG from the coding sequence ATGTCTTTCGAGGTCCCTCAAGGCTCAGTTACTGGATTTGTTGGTCCTAACGGCGCAGGCAAATCTACCACGATGCGTTGCATACTGGGGCTAACAAAACCCTCGAAAGGGTCGGCCAGTGTGTTTGGAACCGACTACTCCAAACTCCAGAATCCTGCGCGTCGAATTGGCTCAGTTTTGGATGCATCAAAGCAACATCCAGGTAGAACCGGGCGTAGTATATTGCTCGCAGCGGCAGATGTTCTCGGCATAGCGTCTTCCAAGATTGAGTTTGCTTTGGAGTCTTGTGGACTGACAAGCGCCGAGAGCAGGCGGCGGATCGGTACCTACTCTTTGGGAATGAGACAGCGTCTAGCGTTGGCTCTCGCCATATTGCCCGAGCCAGAGCTTCTTATTCTGGATGAGCCGATGAATGGTTTGGATCTAGAGGGAATTCATTGGATGCGGAGCTTCCTTAGAGACTTTACCCAAGCTGGGGGAACTGTTTTCCTAAGTTCACACTTGTTAGGTGAGATGGAGAAAATTGCTGACAGTGTTGTTTTAGTCGGTAAGGGGCAGATAATTGGGTCGGTGTCAATTAGTGATCTAAAGGGGGCTGGTAAAGGCTTAGAAGAGTTCTATTTGGAACAAACCGCGAGTGTCTCTCGGGGAAGTGTGGTTAACAATGGCTAA
- a CDS encoding ABC transporter permease, with translation MANNLNDYVKPVSDSKMSGIIKSELRKAFGTRASIAITLVTLLLTVGMSIWSAVLLEAGESWYIPFKQVASPLITISPLLIILLVCEEWDKDSALVTFTQVPKRSRIVIAKTVVAVLIFSASFAASLLLTLIVSVTTSSIHHFSLDWKASLSGFLTLALPLLVNMGLGLAMALFSQSTVISISLYFIIPPVTVMLSQINSISEYARWISLGHSSSIFVAGLTPQTYSQIVVSVIFWIVLPFVLGFVNICRRDIS, from the coding sequence ATGGCTAATAATCTTAATGATTATGTCAAACCTGTTTCAGATTCAAAGATGTCAGGCATTATAAAATCTGAACTGAGGAAAGCTTTTGGTACTCGTGCGAGCATAGCTATAACCTTGGTCACCTTGCTGTTGACCGTTGGAATGAGCATTTGGTCGGCTGTATTGCTGGAAGCTGGGGAGTCTTGGTACATACCTTTCAAACAGGTGGCGAGTCCCCTAATCACTATAAGCCCACTCCTAATCATTCTTTTGGTTTGTGAGGAGTGGGATAAGGATAGTGCGCTAGTAACTTTTACGCAGGTTCCCAAGCGGTCTCGAATTGTGATTGCTAAAACTGTGGTAGCGGTCTTGATTTTCTCAGCTAGTTTTGCCGCTTCATTACTATTAACATTGATTGTTTCAGTTACTACATCGAGTATTCATCATTTTAGTCTAGATTGGAAAGCTTCACTATCGGGCTTTCTAACTCTTGCGCTACCGTTGTTGGTGAATATGGGTCTGGGGCTCGCTATGGCTTTATTCTCGCAATCTACCGTAATTTCAATCTCATTGTATTTCATCATTCCTCCGGTCACAGTGATGCTATCGCAGATAAATTCCATATCAGAATATGCTAGATGGATTTCGCTGGGACACTCGTCTTCAATTTTTGTAGCCGGTCTAACCCCTCAAACTTATTCTCAGATTGTTGTTTCAGTGATTTTCTGGATAGTTCTGCCGTTCGTACTAGGTTTTGTGAACATCTGCAGACGAGATATTTCATAG
- a CDS encoding bile acid:sodium symporter family protein — protein sequence MEKVKAFADWLTKWFTVIVIVWAVFNYFVPAASLWGKAYTGYMLGIVLFGMGLTLTLDDFKRILTQPMMVIVGTVAHFVIMPLVAVALCAVFHLSGPLAVGVILVGCCPSGTSSNVMSYLSRGDVALDVSIGILSTLCAPFMIPLLMQLLASQYVSVPVESLFLNAVKVVLFPIALGVICHMVFGKKIEKVTVALPIVSQVAILLIIGVVVAANGPKLFVASSLMAIPVVILHNLCGYSLGFGFSKLMYKIYPKGFRYAQQKAITFEVGMQDSALGATLALTSFASNPLAAVPSTFFSVWHNISGSILSSWWRNHDDRHEIHWDSDNGEKGSAANVVDAARPSDAAKTAPSVA from the coding sequence ATGGAAAAGGTTAAAGCCTTTGCAGATTGGCTGACCAAGTGGTTTACGGTCATCGTCATCGTCTGGGCCGTCTTCAACTACTTCGTGCCGGCCGCCAGCCTGTGGGGCAAGGCGTACACCGGCTACATGCTGGGCATCGTGCTGTTCGGCATGGGTCTGACCCTGACGCTGGACGATTTCAAGCGCATCCTCACCCAGCCGATGATGGTCATCGTCGGCACGGTGGCCCATTTCGTCATCATGCCGCTCGTCGCCGTGGCCCTGTGCGCGGTCTTCCACCTGTCCGGCCCGCTGGCCGTGGGCGTGATTCTCGTCGGCTGCTGCCCGTCCGGCACCTCCTCCAACGTGATGAGCTACCTGTCCCGTGGTGACGTGGCCCTCGATGTCTCCATCGGCATCCTCTCCACCCTGTGCGCCCCGTTCATGATTCCGCTGCTGATGCAGCTGCTGGCCTCCCAGTATGTGAGCGTGCCGGTCGAATCCCTGTTCCTCAATGCCGTCAAGGTGGTGCTTTTCCCGATTGCCCTCGGCGTGATCTGCCACATGGTCTTCGGCAAGAAGATCGAGAAGGTCACCGTGGCCCTGCCGATCGTGTCTCAGGTGGCCATCCTGCTGATCATCGGCGTGGTCGTCGCCGCCAACGGTCCGAAGCTGTTCGTGGCCAGCTCCCTGATGGCCATCCCGGTGGTCATCCTGCATAATCTGTGCGGCTACTCGCTGGGCTTCGGCTTCTCGAAGCTGATGTACAAGATCTACCCGAAGGGCTTCCGCTACGCACAGCAGAAAGCCATCACCTTCGAGGTCGGCATGCAGGACTCCGCCCTGGGCGCCACGCTGGCCCTGACCTCCTTCGCGTCCAACCCGCTCGCCGCCGTGCCGTCCACGTTCTTCTCCGTGTGGCACAACATTTCCGGCTCCATCCTGTCCAGCTGGTGGCGCAACCATGATGACCGGCATGAGATTCATTGGGATTCCGACAACGGCGAGAAGGGCTCCGCGGCGAACGTCGTCGACGCGGCCCGTCCGTCCGATGCCGCCAAGACCGCCCCGTCCGTCGCCTGA
- a CDS encoding threonine aldolase family protein produces the protein MLSFENDYSRAAHPAVLEAVAEANNHLYPGYGSDELSDQAKAKIREACGQPDADVWFLVGGTQTNQVVIDTITPAYAGVVAVASGHPNVHEAGAIEFSGHKVLTIPQHNGKMDPTELDEFCKTFYADGNYEHMVFPGSVYVSQSTEYGTIYSKAELQAIADVAHKYDMPLFVDGARLGYALTATGSDMTLTDLATIADVFYIGGTKVGALFGEAVVFTKHNTPKHFLTRIKQHGALLAKGFVLGAQFDALFTDNLYFKIARSANEAADRIREALRAKGYMLTFEAPTNQIFVTMDQPTIDRLEREVKLGFTEKADDTHTVMRICTSWATTHEEVDQLIEVL, from the coding sequence ATGCTGTCTTTTGAGAACGATTACTCCCGCGCCGCCCATCCCGCAGTGCTTGAAGCCGTGGCTGAAGCCAACAACCATCTGTATCCGGGCTACGGGTCCGACGAACTGAGCGATCAGGCCAAGGCCAAGATCCGCGAGGCCTGCGGCCAGCCGGACGCGGATGTGTGGTTCCTCGTCGGCGGCACGCAGACCAACCAGGTCGTCATCGACACCATCACCCCGGCGTATGCAGGCGTGGTCGCGGTCGCCTCCGGCCATCCGAACGTGCACGAGGCCGGCGCCATCGAGTTCTCGGGCCACAAGGTGCTTACGATTCCCCAGCACAACGGCAAAATGGATCCAACCGAACTGGACGAGTTCTGCAAGACCTTCTATGCGGACGGCAACTACGAGCACATGGTGTTCCCTGGATCCGTGTACGTCTCGCAAAGCACCGAATATGGCACCATCTACTCCAAAGCCGAACTGCAGGCTATCGCCGATGTGGCGCATAAGTACGATATGCCGCTGTTCGTGGATGGCGCGCGACTCGGCTACGCGCTGACCGCCACTGGTTCCGACATGACGCTCACGGATCTGGCGACCATCGCCGACGTGTTCTACATCGGCGGTACCAAGGTGGGTGCGCTGTTCGGCGAGGCCGTGGTGTTTACCAAGCACAACACGCCGAAGCACTTCCTGACCCGCATCAAGCAGCACGGCGCCTTGCTGGCCAAGGGCTTCGTGCTGGGCGCGCAGTTTGACGCCTTATTCACCGACAACCTGTATTTCAAGATTGCCCGCAGCGCCAATGAGGCGGCCGATCGTATTCGCGAGGCCCTGCGCGCCAAGGGCTACATGCTCACTTTCGAAGCGCCCACCAACCAGATTTTCGTGACGATGGATCAGCCGACCATCGACCGTCTGGAGCGCGAGGTCAAGCTCGGCTTTACCGAGAAGGCCGACGACACGCATACCGTGATGCGCATCTGCACCAGCTGGGCCACCACGCATGAAGAGGTCGATCAGCTTATTGAGGTGTTGTAA
- a CDS encoding glycosyltransferase, whose protein sequence is MRENGIEESIDRPLTIALVVDTVGNQGNGTSNSALQWAAELERQGHHVRLVGIGAPEYPARVNKVPLVSWVAAKQLMQFAEPSDTLFRTAFQGVDVVHIYMPFKFGRRAAKVAHQMGIPVTAGFHLQPENVLYSAGPLRRIPGISSFLYWLFKHWLYKHIDHIHVPTEMTASLLRAHGYKAELHVISNGYSPVYSPKKPADPDASAPVPFRVVASGRLASEKDQITLIKAVSMSRHAGDIQLVIAGTGPLKQYLKFRAGRLLARKADIGFHKHADMPDLLRSGDLFVHCSIADIESVSVIEAMACGLVPVIAASELSAAGQFALIDESLFPVRDAALLARRIDWWIAHQAERAEWGEKYAEYTKAHYSVEASVHKFVDMERKAIGE, encoded by the coding sequence ATGCGCGAAAACGGGATTGAAGAGAGCATTGATCGTCCGCTGACTATCGCTCTTGTGGTCGATACGGTGGGCAATCAGGGCAACGGCACCTCCAATTCGGCCTTGCAATGGGCTGCGGAATTGGAGCGGCAAGGCCATCATGTGAGGCTTGTCGGTATAGGGGCGCCCGAATATCCGGCGCGCGTGAATAAGGTGCCGCTCGTCTCGTGGGTGGCCGCCAAGCAGCTCATGCAATTCGCCGAACCCAGCGACACGTTGTTCCGCACCGCCTTCCAAGGCGTGGATGTGGTGCATATCTATATGCCGTTCAAATTCGGCCGTCGTGCCGCTAAAGTCGCCCACCAAATGGGCATTCCCGTGACTGCCGGATTCCACCTGCAGCCGGAGAACGTGCTGTATTCGGCCGGCCCGCTACGTCGCATTCCCGGTATTTCCAGCTTCCTGTACTGGCTGTTCAAGCACTGGCTGTACAAGCACATTGACCACATCCATGTGCCCACCGAAATGACCGCGAGCCTGTTGCGCGCGCACGGGTATAAAGCCGAGTTGCACGTGATTTCCAATGGTTATTCACCGGTGTATTCGCCGAAGAAGCCGGCCGATCCGGATGCCTCGGCTCCCGTGCCGTTCCGTGTCGTCGCTTCCGGCCGACTGGCCAGCGAGAAAGATCAGATTACGCTGATCAAGGCGGTGTCGATGTCCCGCCACGCCGGCGATATTCAGCTGGTGATCGCCGGTACTGGGCCGCTCAAGCAGTATCTCAAGTTCCGCGCCGGGCGTTTGCTGGCGCGCAAGGCCGATATCGGATTCCACAAGCACGCCGATATGCCCGATTTGTTGCGTTCGGGCGATTTGTTCGTGCATTGTTCGATTGCCGACATCGAATCGGTGAGCGTGATCGAGGCGATGGCGTGCGGATTGGTGCCGGTGATCGCCGCGTCCGAATTGTCGGCGGCCGGCCAGTTCGCGCTGATCGATGAGTCGTTGTTCCCCGTGCGGGACGCGGCCCTGCTGGCCCGACGCATCGATTGGTGGATCGCACATCAGGCCGAGCGCGCCGAATGGGGCGAGAAATACGCCGAATACACCAAGGCGCATTATTCCGTGGAAGCCTCGGTCCACAAGTTCGTGGATATGGAACGCAAGGCGATAGGGGAGTAG
- a CDS encoding pyridoxal phosphate-dependent aminotransferase, which translates to MPTSNAALISRRAASLPGNPFAEADARAAAAVAAGKDIIDLSKGNPDGWPPSFVQDALSHASHNPSLFRYPPFDGLPEYLNAIAGWYSRQHNVTVDPATQLLATSGSSVGITTVIQALVDPGDTVVAVDPYYPQYEGSTVVAGGQFEAIPADPSRGFLPDLDAVDPALWTRAKLLILNYPNNPTGAAATPELYETAMRLAKQYGFIVLNDFAYAGLEFGDVRSLSLLETPGALDVALELGSLSKMYMVAGWRGGFVAGNAEVLSAVKAVHRQTAVLASSVIQQAGAVALESDQSTVKLLAVQYQHRFEVVRDGFTQAGLPVAEAQGGLFAWARVPVRWHGDSAAFVDWLLNTAGVALMPGVCFGQAGEGWVRISLLKHTAELFQAVARADRALRSA; encoded by the coding sequence ATGCCGACGTCGAACGCGGCTCTGATTTCTCGACGGGCGGCTAGTCTGCCCGGCAATCCTTTTGCTGAGGCGGACGCACGCGCTGCAGCAGCCGTCGCCGCTGGCAAGGATATCATCGACTTGAGCAAAGGGAATCCCGATGGCTGGCCGCCATCCTTTGTACAGGACGCGCTTTCTCACGCTTCCCACAATCCTTCCCTGTTCCGGTACCCGCCATTTGATGGGCTTCCGGAATATCTGAATGCGATTGCCGGCTGGTATTCGCGCCAGCACAACGTCACCGTGGACCCCGCCACCCAGCTGCTGGCGACTTCCGGCTCGTCCGTCGGCATAACCACCGTCATCCAGGCGCTGGTCGATCCGGGAGATACGGTGGTGGCGGTCGACCCGTATTACCCGCAGTACGAGGGCTCAACAGTAGTGGCCGGTGGCCAGTTCGAGGCGATTCCCGCTGACCCGAGCCGCGGATTCCTGCCCGACTTGGATGCGGTGGACCCAGCGCTATGGACTCGCGCCAAACTGCTGATTCTGAACTATCCCAACAATCCGACCGGCGCGGCCGCAACACCCGAACTGTATGAGACGGCCATGCGCCTGGCCAAGCAATACGGATTCATCGTACTTAACGATTTCGCCTATGCGGGGCTCGAATTCGGCGACGTGCGCTCGCTGAGCCTGCTGGAGACTCCGGGCGCGCTGGACGTGGCGCTGGAACTTGGCTCGCTGTCCAAGATGTATATGGTGGCCGGCTGGCGCGGTGGATTCGTGGCGGGCAACGCCGAAGTCCTCTCTGCCGTCAAAGCCGTACACCGGCAGACTGCGGTGTTGGCTTCCAGCGTTATTCAGCAGGCCGGTGCGGTGGCGCTGGAATCCGATCAGAGCACGGTGAAGCTGCTGGCTGTGCAATATCAGCATCGTTTTGAAGTGGTGCGTGACGGGTTTACCCAGGCTGGTCTGCCGGTGGCCGAGGCCCAAGGCGGCCTGTTCGCGTGGGCGCGCGTGCCGGTGCGGTGGCATGGCGATTCCGCCGCATTCGTGGATTGGCTGCTCAACACGGCCGGCGTGGCGCTGATGCCGGGGGTCTGCTTCGGTCAGGCGGGCGAAGGCTGGGTGCGCATCAGTCTGCTCAAGCACACCGCCGAGTTGTTCCAGGCCGTGGCCCGCGCCGATCGTGCGCTGCGAAGCGCGTGA
- the purT gene encoding formate-dependent phosphoribosylglycinamide formyltransferase has protein sequence MTENAVNTAVTSASSPAIPAETSAVPPATRTANRPLGTPLGKHPTRVLFLGAGELGKEVTLELMRLGAWVCAADSYAGAPAQQVAHEYRALDMANAAELQALFDEIKPDIIVPEVEAIATDVLAGAAAAGAQVVPSAEIAAICMDRERLRVLAHEELGLPTTPYRFAGSLEELHAGASEVGYPCVVKPVMSSSGHGQSVVRSADAIDAAWTEAQEGRRAADEGDVSRVIVEALAPLERELTVLTVSSSAGIVTCAPIGQRQESGDYRESWQPATEPDGEAERARDIARTAVEGLVAKAQATGETGWGVFGVELFVLTDGSILFNEVSPRPHDTGMVTMTSQRLSEFALHARAILGLPITPEHVALTIPAGSVAASHAIVVAGDGEAEFTDVAAALAGPGTDLRIFAKPEVHGHRRMAVALAVGESEADARAKAGRVADALTITVE, from the coding sequence ATGACTGAAAACGCCGTGAATACTGCCGTGACTTCCGCCTCCTCTCCCGCAATTCCCGCCGAGACTTCCGCCGTCCCCCCCGCAACTCGCACAGCCAACCGCCCGCTGGGCACACCGCTGGGCAAGCACCCCACCCGCGTGCTGTTTTTGGGCGCTGGCGAGCTGGGCAAGGAGGTCACACTTGAACTCATGCGACTGGGCGCATGGGTGTGTGCTGCTGACTCCTATGCCGGCGCTCCGGCCCAGCAGGTGGCGCATGAATACCGCGCGTTGGATATGGCGAATGCCGCCGAATTGCAGGCATTGTTCGATGAAATCAAGCCGGACATCATCGTGCCCGAGGTAGAGGCCATCGCCACCGATGTGCTGGCCGGTGCTGCGGCCGCGGGCGCCCAGGTGGTGCCGAGCGCCGAAATCGCCGCGATTTGCATGGATCGGGAGCGTCTGCGCGTACTGGCCCACGAAGAATTGGGCTTGCCGACCACACCGTATCGTTTTGCCGGCTCGCTGGAAGAGCTGCACGCCGGAGCTTCGGAAGTCGGCTATCCGTGCGTGGTCAAGCCGGTGATGAGCTCGTCTGGTCACGGCCAGTCGGTGGTGCGTTCCGCCGACGCCATCGATGCCGCTTGGACCGAAGCGCAGGAGGGCCGCCGCGCCGCCGATGAGGGCGATGTGTCGCGCGTGATCGTTGAGGCGCTTGCCCCGCTGGAGCGTGAGCTGACGGTACTGACCGTTTCTTCGTCCGCCGGCATTGTGACGTGCGCGCCGATCGGCCAACGTCAGGAGTCCGGCGATTACCGCGAGTCCTGGCAGCCGGCTACCGAGCCCGATGGCGAGGCCGAGCGGGCGCGCGACATCGCACGTACCGCCGTTGAAGGCTTGGTGGCCAAGGCTCAGGCGACCGGCGAAACCGGTTGGGGCGTATTCGGCGTGGAGCTGTTCGTGCTCACCGACGGCTCGATTCTGTTCAACGAGGTCTCCCCCCGTCCTCACGATACCGGTATGGTGACGATGACCTCCCAGCGTCTGAGCGAGTTCGCGCTGCACGCCCGCGCGATTCTCGGCCTGCCGATCACCCCCGAACATGTGGCGCTCACGATTCCGGCCGGCTCGGTGGCGGCAAGCCATGCGATTGTGGTGGCCGGCGACGGTGAGGCCGAGTTCACCGATGTGGCCGCTGCTCTGGCCGGACCCGGCACGGACCTGCGCATTTTTGCCAAGCCCGAAGTGCATGGCCACCGTCGTATGGCCGTGGCACTGGCCGTCGGCGAGTCCGAAGCCGACGCCCGTGCCAAGGCCGGCCGTGTTGCCGATGCGTTGACGATTACCGTGGAGTAG
- a CDS encoding VOC family protein has protein sequence MIDHIGLFVSDAAQYADFYEKLLAPLGYVKKVAYPTAVCFANDEDGDSVWLESPKDGNPVVPSHVAFRAKDEDAVKAFHEAGLASGGTDNGAPGPRPNYGPTYYAAFIHDPDGNNIEAMLS, from the coding sequence ATGATCGATCATATTGGTTTGTTTGTTTCCGACGCCGCACAGTACGCGGATTTCTACGAGAAGCTGCTGGCCCCGCTGGGTTACGTCAAGAAAGTGGCGTACCCGACCGCCGTGTGCTTTGCCAATGACGAGGATGGCGACAGCGTTTGGCTGGAGTCTCCGAAGGACGGCAACCCGGTGGTGCCGTCTCATGTGGCGTTCCGCGCCAAGGATGAGGACGCCGTCAAGGCGTTCCATGAGGCCGGTCTCGCCTCTGGCGGTACCGACAACGGCGCTCCGGGCCCGCGCCCGAACTATGGCCCCACGTATTACGCCGCGTTCATCCACGACCCGGACGGCAATAATATTGAGGCCATGCTGAGCTGA
- the purC gene encoding phosphoribosylaminoimidazolesuccinocarboxamide synthase has product MEKLEKLYEGKAKQLYATDDPEVLWVEYKNTATAGDGEKKEDFTGKGRLNNLITTIIFDLLKKRGIDSHLIKRVNDTGQLVRKVNMFPLEIVLRNVAAGHFCSRLGVEEGLPLKEPVLEYFLKNDDLHDPFVNDDDLVALDVCTREDLAEIAPLARKINEALIEIFAKIDVKLVDFKIEMGRATDGTLLLADEITPDSCRLWDQKDHSGKVEHLDKDLFRRGLGSIIPAYEEIEERLAELAKSEGIEVAE; this is encoded by the coding sequence ATGGAGAAGCTGGAAAAGCTCTACGAGGGCAAGGCCAAGCAACTGTACGCAACCGACGATCCAGAGGTTCTGTGGGTCGAATACAAGAACACCGCCACCGCTGGCGATGGTGAAAAGAAGGAAGACTTCACCGGCAAAGGCCGCCTGAACAACCTCATCACCACCATCATCTTCGACCTGCTCAAGAAGCGCGGTATCGACAGCCACCTCATCAAGCGAGTGAACGACACCGGCCAGCTGGTGCGCAAGGTGAACATGTTCCCGTTGGAGATCGTGCTGCGCAACGTGGCCGCCGGCCACTTCTGCTCCCGTCTGGGCGTGGAGGAAGGGCTGCCGCTCAAGGAGCCGGTGCTTGAGTACTTCCTGAAGAACGATGATCTGCACGATCCGTTCGTCAACGACGATGACCTGGTGGCCCTCGACGTATGCACTCGCGAGGATCTCGCCGAGATCGCCCCGCTGGCCCGCAAGATCAACGAGGCCCTGATCGAGATCTTCGCCAAGATCGACGTCAAGCTGGTCGACTTCAAGATCGAAATGGGCCGCGCCACCGACGGCACGCTGCTGTTGGCCGACGAGATCACCCCGGATTCCTGCCGTCTGTGGGACCAGAAGGACCACTCCGGCAAGGTCGAGCACCTTGACAAGGACCTGTTCCGCCGTGGTCTCGGCAGCATCATCCCGGCCTACGAAGAGATCGAGGAGCGCCTCGCCGAACTCGCCAAGTCCGAAGGCATCGAAGTCGCCGAATAA